One region of Betaproteobacteria bacterium genomic DNA includes:
- a CDS encoding flagellar brake protein — MTQIAQLSEAEIDDRFQISGTRPVAFMLAGFAREREQFSVQFDGQTFLSALLGVDVDKARLILDCSGSPDLNRRFREADRATLVGRPGGIHVQFSIGGPQEINFQGAKAFSVPLPKFLVRLQRRDAFRIETPRVRPLEVLGRLPEGQLLKLPAHDVSVAGAGVSSAELPNALAAGMLLPNCHMQLPDDSKPLYFGAMVAHITEFESRLGALHWRIGLRFVSLQADDEAHIQRYIARIERERHELS, encoded by the coding sequence ATGACCCAGATTGCCCAACTGAGCGAAGCTGAAATCGACGACCGTTTCCAGATAAGCGGAACGCGTCCGGTGGCTTTCATGCTCGCTGGTTTTGCCAGGGAGCGCGAGCAGTTTTCGGTGCAGTTCGACGGGCAGACCTTTCTCAGCGCATTGCTCGGCGTTGATGTTGACAAGGCTCGGCTCATTCTGGATTGCAGCGGCAGTCCCGATCTCAACCGGCGTTTTCGCGAGGCCGACCGGGCCACCCTGGTTGGCCGCCCCGGCGGCATTCACGTCCAGTTTTCGATCGGCGGGCCGCAGGAAATCAACTTTCAGGGGGCCAAGGCATTTTCAGTACCCTTGCCGAAATTTCTGGTTCGTTTACAGCGACGGGATGCCTTCCGTATCGAAACGCCTCGCGTACGACCGCTGGAGGTGTTGGGGCGCCTGCCTGAAGGCCAGCTGCTCAAGCTGCCGGCGCACGATGTTTCAGTGGCGGGGGCCGGCGTATCCTCGGCCGAACTGCCGAACGCTCTGGCTGCCGGCATGCTGCTGCCCAACTGCCATATGCAGTTGCCGGACGACAGCAAGCCGCTGTATTTCGGCGCCATGGTGGCGCATATAACCGAGTTCGAAAGTCGGCTGGGCGCATTGCACTGGCGCATCGGTTTGCGGTTTGTCAGCTTGCAAGCCGATGACGAAGCCCACATCCAGCGCTACATTGCGCGCATCGAGCGGGAGCGGCACGAGCTGTCCTGA
- a CDS encoding efflux RND transporter permease subunit: protein MSRSDLGISGRIAAAFLESRMTPLLALVAFLLGLFATLVTPREEEPQIDVTMADVMIAFPGASAKDVENLVARPGEQVLSRMHGVEHVYSASRPGMAVITVQFDVGIKYNDAVLRLYDTVNSNRDWLSPNLGVMEPVIKPRGIDDVPIVGLTFWTKDPGRSAFDLQQVSRAVEIELKRIKGTRDVSTIGGPDHAIRVLMDAERMNAFGVTPQDIAGALKVSNALQSSGNLTAGNQEVLVQTGTYLESAADVKQLVVAVHGDASERKPVYMSDVATVEDGPDQPKRYAWFGDQNGEFPAVTMQISKQPGVNAADVANAAVNRINALKNEVIPEGIEVTITRNYGETATEKAQKLIGKLIFATAFVVLLVFFALGRREAVIVGVAVTLTLAATLFASWAWGFTLNRVSLFALIFSIGILVDDAIVVVENIHRWQGLYPDKSLLEIIPPAVDEVGGPTILATLTVIAALLPMAFVTGLMGPYMSPIPINSSMGMAISLAVAFVVTPWLAAKMMKSHGGGVHGEHQPSKLDARLDATFRKLLTPFLDPIKGGAMRVKLAIAIVLLILGSVSLAYFQLVVLKMLPFDNKSEFQIVLDMPLGTPLEETARVLHEIGAELVHEKDVTNYQAYAGTASPINFNGLVRQYYLRAAPEKGDIQVNLADKHHRSRKSHEIAVSLRDRIEAIGKSNGGVAKVVEVPPEPPVMSPILAEIYGPDMNGQMSVGKEVRKAFESTKDIVAVDDYIEADARKFILHVLQSKAAQLGVAQSDIVEVVGMGLAGQDVTPARNTESKFEIPVRVTLPAEKQSTLDALLKLRVRSRDGQLVPVSELVEVRDAAREKAIYHKDLLPVVYVVGDMGGKLDSPLYGMFDIRSKINGMALKEGGILGEWFIRQPNDPYAGYSVKWDGEWKVTYETFRDMGAAYGVGLILIYLLVVAHFGSYLVPLIIMAPIPLTIIGVMPGHALFGSQFTATSMIGMIALAGIIVRNSILLVDFIKLQVASGMPFREAVVQSAAVRAKPIALTALAAMLGAMFILDDPIFNGLALSLIFGIMVSTLLTLVVIPVLYFSAFRKEHQQ from the coding sequence ATGAGTCGCTCCGATCTCGGCATTTCCGGTCGCATCGCCGCCGCCTTCCTCGAATCGCGGATGACACCGCTGCTCGCTTTGGTGGCTTTCCTGCTGGGGCTCTTCGCCACGCTGGTGACGCCGCGCGAGGAGGAGCCGCAGATTGATGTGACGATGGCCGACGTGATGATCGCCTTCCCTGGCGCATCGGCCAAGGATGTTGAAAATCTGGTGGCGCGTCCCGGCGAACAGGTGCTGTCGCGCATGCATGGTGTGGAGCACGTCTATTCGGCCTCGCGTCCGGGTATGGCGGTGATCACCGTGCAGTTTGACGTCGGCATCAAATACAACGACGCCGTGCTGCGCCTGTACGACACGGTGAATTCGAACCGGGACTGGCTGTCGCCGAATTTGGGCGTCATGGAGCCGGTGATCAAGCCACGCGGCATTGATGATGTGCCGATCGTCGGGCTGACCTTCTGGACCAAGGATCCCGGCCGTTCTGCTTTCGATCTGCAGCAAGTGTCGCGTGCCGTCGAAATTGAACTGAAGCGCATCAAGGGAACGCGCGATGTGTCGACCATCGGCGGACCCGACCACGCGATTCGCGTGCTGATGGATGCCGAGCGGATGAATGCCTTCGGCGTGACGCCGCAGGACATCGCCGGTGCGCTCAAGGTATCCAACGCCCTGCAATCATCCGGCAACCTGACTGCCGGCAACCAGGAAGTGCTGGTGCAGACCGGCACCTATCTTGAATCGGCGGCGGATGTGAAGCAACTGGTCGTTGCGGTGCATGGTGATGCCAGTGAACGCAAGCCAGTCTACATGAGCGATGTGGCAACGGTCGAGGATGGTCCGGATCAGCCGAAACGCTATGCCTGGTTTGGCGACCAGAATGGCGAGTTTCCCGCGGTCACGATGCAGATATCGAAGCAGCCGGGCGTCAATGCGGCCGATGTGGCGAATGCTGCGGTCAACCGGATAAATGCCCTGAAAAACGAAGTGATTCCTGAAGGGATTGAAGTCACCATCACGCGCAACTATGGCGAAACGGCGACCGAAAAGGCGCAAAAACTGATCGGCAAGCTCATTTTTGCGACCGCCTTCGTCGTGTTGCTGGTGTTTTTCGCGCTGGGCCGGCGCGAGGCAGTGATCGTTGGCGTGGCGGTGACGCTGACGTTGGCGGCAACGCTTTTCGCGTCCTGGGCGTGGGGCTTCACGCTGAACCGCGTGTCGCTGTTCGCGCTGATATTTTCGATCGGCATCCTGGTCGATGACGCCATCGTGGTGGTTGAAAATATCCATCGCTGGCAGGGGCTTTATCCTGACAAAAGTCTGCTTGAGATCATCCCGCCCGCCGTCGATGAAGTCGGTGGGCCGACCATTCTGGCGACGCTGACGGTCATCGCGGCGCTGTTGCCAATGGCGTTTGTCACCGGGCTGATGGGGCCGTACATGAGCCCGATTCCGATCAATTCGTCGATGGGCATGGCCATTTCGCTGGCGGTCGCCTTCGTCGTGACGCCGTGGCTGGCCGCGAAAATGATGAAATCGCATGGCGGCGGAGTGCATGGCGAGCACCAGCCATCTAAACTCGATGCGCGATTAGACGCCACTTTCCGGAAATTGCTGACACCTTTCCTCGACCCGATCAAGGGTGGGGCGATGCGTGTCAAGCTGGCGATTGCCATCGTTCTGCTGATTCTTGGCTCCGTCTCGCTGGCGTATTTCCAGCTTGTTGTGCTCAAGATGCTACCCTTTGACAACAAGAGCGAATTCCAGATCGTTCTCGATATGCCGCTCGGAACGCCGCTTGAAGAAACAGCCCGCGTGCTGCACGAAATCGGCGCCGAGCTGGTGCACGAAAAAGACGTGACCAATTATCAGGCCTATGCCGGTACGGCCAGCCCGATCAATTTCAACGGTCTGGTTCGCCAGTATTACCTGCGCGCCGCGCCGGAAAAGGGTGATATCCAGGTCAATCTTGCCGACAAGCATCACCGTTCGCGGAAGAGTCATGAGATCGCCGTGTCGCTGCGTGATCGCATCGAGGCCATCGGCAAGAGCAACGGCGGGGTCGCCAAGGTGGTTGAAGTGCCGCCGGAACCGCCGGTCATGTCCCCTATCCTGGCCGAAATCTATGGTCCGGACATGAACGGGCAGATGAGTGTCGGCAAGGAAGTCCGCAAGGCCTTTGAGTCCACCAAGGATATCGTCGCGGTCGATGACTACATCGAGGCCGATGCGCGCAAGTTCATTCTGCATGTGCTGCAAAGCAAGGCCGCGCAACTCGGCGTGGCGCAGAGCGATATCGTCGAGGTGGTCGGCATGGGGCTGGCCGGACAGGATGTGACGCCGGCACGCAATACCGAATCGAAATTTGAAATCCCGGTTCGGGTGACGCTGCCCGCCGAGAAGCAATCAACTCTGGATGCGCTGTTGAAGCTGCGTGTCCGTTCACGTGATGGTCAGCTTGTGCCTGTTTCCGAGTTGGTTGAAGTACGTGATGCGGCCCGCGAAAAAGCCATTTACCACAAGGATTTGCTGCCGGTTGTTTATGTGGTCGGCGACATGGGCGGCAAACTCGATTCACCGCTTTACGGCATGTTCGATATCCGTAGCAAGATCAATGGGATGGCCCTGAAGGAGGGTGGCATCCTGGGCGAATGGTTCATCCGCCAGCCGAACGACCCCTACGCGGGCTACAGCGTGAAATGGGATGGCGAATGGAAGGTGACTTACGAAACCTTCCGTGACATGGGCGCGGCCTATGGCGTTGGCCTGATCCTGATCTATCTGCTGGTGGTTGCCCACTTTGGCAGCTATCTGGTGCCGCTGATCATCATGGCGCCCATTCCGCTGACCATCATTGGCGTCATGCCCGGCCACGCGCTGTTCGGTTCACAATTCACGGCGACCTCGATGATCGGCATGATCGCCCTGGCCGGCATCATAGTTCGCAACTCCATTCTGCTCGTCGATTTCATCAAGCTGCAGGTAGCGAGCGGCATGCCTTTCCGTGAGGCCGTCGTGCAGTCCGCGGCGGTGCGCGCCAAGCCGATTGCGCTGACCGCGCTGGCCGCCATGCTCGGCGCCATGTTCATTCTCGACGATCCCATCTTCAATGGTCTGGCCCTCAGCCTGATCTTCGGGATCATGGTGTCCACGCTGCTCACGCTGGTGGTCATCCCCGTTCTCTATTTCTCAGCCTTCCGCAAGGAGCATCAACAATGA
- a CDS encoding class II aldolase/adducin family protein: protein MPSSPSVASARPVAKACWRSTPRKTVADLRTELIASARAMQPAGLNRGTSGNVSVRSGDGFYITPTGMVYDALHEDDIPLMALDGSHTGRRKPSSEWRFHRDLYATRPEVGAVLHAHSPFAVSLACLRLDIPPFHYMIARFGGDTIRCAEYFIFGSELLSTAAMTAMADRKACLLANHGLLVAGRDLTEAFALAVELEELCEQYWRACQLGQPALLSADEMAAVLEKFKGYGQQ, encoded by the coding sequence ATGCCATCATCACCGAGCGTGGCGTCTGCCCGGCCAGTCGCCAAGGCTTGCTGGCGCTCTACCCCGAGGAAAACCGTGGCTGACCTGCGCACTGAACTGATCGCCAGCGCCCGCGCCATGCAGCCGGCCGGCCTCAATCGCGGCACCTCCGGCAACGTCAGCGTGCGCAGTGGCGATGGCTTCTACATCACGCCGACCGGCATGGTCTACGATGCCTTGCACGAAGACGACATTCCGCTGATGGCGCTGGACGGCTCGCACACAGGTCGCCGCAAGCCGTCGTCCGAATGGCGCTTTCACCGCGACCTCTACGCCACGAGGCCGGAAGTCGGCGCCGTGCTCCATGCACACTCACCGTTTGCCGTCAGCCTGGCCTGCCTGCGCCTCGACATCCCGCCGTTTCATTACATGATCGCCCGCTTCGGAGGCGACACCATTCGCTGCGCCGAATATTTCATTTTTGGCTCGGAATTGCTGTCGACCGCAGCAATGACCGCCATGGCTGACCGCAAGGCCTGCCTGCTCGCCAACCACGGCCTGCTCGTCGCCGGTCGCGATCTGACCGAGGCCTTCGCCCTCGCCGTCGAGCTGGAAGAACTCTGCGAACAATACTGGCGCGCCTGCCAACTCGGCCAACCTGCCCTGTTATCCGCCGACGAAATGGCTGCCGTGCTGGAAAAATTCAAGGGCTACGGCCAACAATGA
- the dmeF gene encoding CDF family Co(II)/Ni(II) efflux transporter DmeF: MSTINDKQHDLSRWAHNHRYTTGNAAAERGTRLVTWITVATMLVEIVAGWWFNSMAVLADGWHMSSHALAIGLSAFAYSAARKYANDPSFAFGTWKIEVLASYTSAIFLLGVAAAMIFGSLERLWAPQAIHYPEAMGVAVFGLVINLICAFILGGAHDHGHHDHDHAQGHGHGHDHHHDHSDLNLKAAYIHVLTDAATSVLAIAALAGGWFYGWAWLDPATGIVGAVLVALWAKNLIVQSGRVLLDREMDHPVVEEIREVIAALPASSNSQITDLHVWRVGTGAYACALSLLTHDQSLTPLQIRTALAIHEEIVHVTVEILLCDECPTPQTKA; this comes from the coding sequence ATGAGCACCATCAACGACAAGCAGCACGACCTTTCCCGCTGGGCCCACAACCACCGCTACACCACCGGCAACGCTGCGGCCGAACGCGGTACACGGCTGGTCACGTGGATCACCGTCGCCACCATGCTGGTCGAGATCGTCGCCGGCTGGTGGTTCAACTCGATGGCCGTGCTGGCCGACGGCTGGCACATGAGCTCACACGCGCTGGCCATCGGCCTCTCGGCATTCGCCTACAGCGCTGCGCGCAAATACGCCAACGACCCGAGCTTTGCTTTTGGCACCTGGAAAATCGAAGTACTGGCCAGCTACACCAGCGCCATCTTCCTGCTCGGCGTCGCTGCTGCCATGATTTTTGGCTCCCTCGAACGACTGTGGGCGCCCCAGGCAATTCATTACCCGGAAGCCATGGGCGTTGCTGTATTTGGCCTGGTGATCAATCTGATTTGTGCGTTTATTCTCGGCGGTGCCCACGACCATGGCCACCACGATCACGACCACGCTCAGGGGCATGGTCATGGCCATGACCATCATCACGATCACAGCGATCTCAATCTCAAGGCCGCCTACATCCACGTCCTGACCGATGCCGCCACCTCGGTACTGGCCATCGCCGCGCTGGCCGGCGGCTGGTTCTACGGCTGGGCCTGGCTGGACCCGGCGACCGGCATCGTCGGCGCCGTGCTCGTGGCGTTATGGGCGAAAAACCTGATCGTGCAAAGCGGCCGCGTGCTGCTCGACCGCGAAATGGATCATCCGGTCGTCGAGGAAATCCGTGAAGTCATCGCCGCCCTTCCCGCCAGTAGCAATAGTCAGATCACCGACCTTCATGTCTGGCGCGTAGGCACCGGTGCCTATGCCTGCGCACTCAGCCTGCTGACCCATGACCAATCGCTGACGCCCCTGCAAATCCGCACTGCGCTAGCGATCCATGAGGAGATCGTTCATGTCACCGTGGAAATTCTGCTGTGCGACGAATGCCCGACGCCGCAAACCAAGGCATAA
- a CDS encoding NAD(P)-dependent oxidoreductase, with protein MKIGFIGLGIMGRPMALNLIKGGHTVTVWARRAESMQPLLDAGAIGVAGPAEAARGNELVISMVADAPDVAEVMRGVASAAEPGLVAVDMSTIAPAAARKIGEELAAAGVDFIDAPVSGGEVGAIAGTLSIMAGGSDAAFARAKPAFDCMGKNVVHVGASGAGQVTKAANQIVTGMGVLAVAEAFAFAAKNGVDRSKVREALLGGFAYSKILENHGQRMLDRNFKPGFKSWMHEKDLNIVMQTAHELGLCLPGSAATAQMFNAMVGSGMGEEDSIAVLKLLEHLSGQ; from the coding sequence ATGAAAATCGGATTTATCGGCCTTGGCATCATGGGGCGCCCGATGGCGCTCAATCTCATCAAAGGCGGCCACACGGTGACCGTCTGGGCGCGCCGCGCCGAATCGATGCAGCCCCTGCTCGATGCCGGTGCCATCGGTGTTGCCGGCCCGGCTGAAGCAGCGCGCGGCAATGAACTGGTTATTTCCATGGTGGCCGATGCGCCGGATGTGGCCGAGGTCATGCGCGGCGTGGCCAGTGCCGCCGAGCCGGGACTTGTTGCCGTCGACATGAGTACCATTGCGCCCGCCGCAGCGCGCAAGATCGGTGAGGAACTGGCGGCGGCCGGCGTTGATTTTATCGATGCGCCGGTTTCTGGCGGTGAAGTCGGTGCCATCGCCGGCACGCTATCCATCATGGCCGGTGGTTCCGATGCAGCCTTTGCCCGCGCCAAGCCGGCTTTCGACTGCATGGGCAAGAACGTTGTACACGTCGGTGCCAGCGGCGCCGGGCAGGTGACCAAGGCGGCCAACCAGATTGTCACCGGCATGGGCGTGCTGGCGGTGGCCGAAGCTTTTGCTTTTGCGGCAAAAAATGGCGTTGACCGCAGCAAGGTGCGCGAAGCGCTGCTCGGCGGTTTCGCCTACTCGAAAATTCTTGAAAACCACGGCCAGCGCATGCTGGATCGCAATTTCAAGCCGGGCTTCAAGAGCTGGATGCACGAAAAGGACTTGAACATCGTGATGCAGACAGCGCATGAACTGGGACTCTGTCTGCCCGGTTCGGCGGCCACGGCGCAGATGTTCAATGCGATGGTGGGTTCGGGCATGGGCGAGGAGGACTCCATCGCGGTCCTGAAACTGCTCGAACATTTGTCGGGGCAGTAA
- a CDS encoding DUF2892 domain-containing protein codes for MTTERIIRIMAGTFILLSLALGVDGSPIFVSKWFLAFTAFVGFNLLQSGFTGFCPPEKLLTKMGVKRSGNGSCGS; via the coding sequence ATGACTACAGAACGCATCATCCGCATCATGGCGGGCACTTTCATCCTTCTGTCGCTGGCGCTGGGTGTCGATGGCAGTCCGATTTTTGTATCGAAATGGTTCCTCGCTTTTACCGCTTTTGTCGGCTTCAATTTGTTGCAGAGTGGATTCACCGGCTTTTGTCCGCCCGAGAAGCTGCTGACAAAAATGGGTGTCAAGCGCAGCGGCAATGGCTCGTGCGGAAGCTGA
- the mtnA gene encoding S-methyl-5-thioribose-1-phosphate isomerase, translating to MNIDGIPTRTLRAHPDKRVIDIIDQTRLPHALHWVRVATLAEAAHAIRAMQVRGAPLIGATAAYGLAIALGEGSNDDSLKIAIDTLWATRPTAVNLHWALSRMRACLTPLAPDRREAAAWQAAAAIAEEDVAQNLAIGQHGLALFRQIERRHGTVLNIMTHCNAGWLATVDRGTALSPVYAAYDAGLPVHVWVSETRPRNQGLLTAWELAQHGVPHTLIADNAAGILMRTGKVDAVIVGADRVAANGDIANKVGTYLKALACADNNIPFYVAAPRSTIDFDLDEGGKIEIEERDGDEFRHVLGLDARGVPSALHQLPAREAVANPAFDVTPARLVNAIITERGVCPASRQGLLALYPEENRG from the coding sequence ATGAACATCGACGGCATCCCGACCCGCACCCTGCGCGCCCATCCGGACAAGCGGGTCATCGACATCATTGATCAGACCCGACTGCCGCATGCGCTGCACTGGGTACGCGTTGCCACGCTGGCTGAAGCGGCGCACGCCATCCGCGCCATGCAAGTACGTGGCGCGCCCTTGATCGGCGCCACCGCCGCCTACGGACTGGCCATCGCGCTTGGCGAAGGCAGCAACGATGACTCGCTGAAAATCGCCATCGACACGCTGTGGGCCACCCGCCCCACCGCGGTCAATTTGCATTGGGCGCTGTCCCGCATGCGGGCTTGCCTGACACCGTTGGCGCCAGACCGGCGGGAAGCTGCTGCCTGGCAGGCGGCAGCAGCCATCGCCGAGGAAGACGTGGCGCAAAACCTGGCGATTGGCCAGCACGGGCTGGCGTTGTTCCGGCAAATTGAACGACGGCACGGCACCGTCCTGAACATCATGACTCACTGCAATGCCGGCTGGCTGGCCACCGTCGACCGGGGCACCGCGCTGTCGCCGGTCTATGCCGCCTACGATGCCGGCCTGCCGGTACATGTCTGGGTATCCGAAACCCGGCCGCGCAACCAAGGCCTGCTCACCGCCTGGGAACTGGCCCAGCATGGCGTGCCGCATACGCTCATCGCCGACAACGCTGCCGGCATACTGATGCGCACCGGCAAGGTCGATGCTGTGATCGTCGGCGCCGACCGGGTTGCCGCCAATGGCGACATCGCCAACAAGGTTGGCACCTATCTCAAGGCACTGGCCTGCGCCGACAATAACATTCCGTTTTACGTGGCGGCACCCCGATCGACCATTGATTTTGATTTGGATGAGGGGGGAAAAATCGAGATCGAAGAACGCGATGGCGACGAATTCCGGCACGTCCTTGGCCTTGATGCGCGCGGCGTCCCCTCGGCACTGCACCAGCTGCCGGCGCGGGAAGCGGTGGCTAATCCGGCCTTCGACGTGACCCCGGCCCGGCTGGTCAATGCCATCATCACCGAGCGTGGCGTCTGCCCGGCCAGTCGCCAAGGCTTGCTGGCGCTCTACCCCGAGGAAAACCGTGGCTGA
- a CDS encoding NAD(P)-dependent oxidoreductase codes for MKIGFIGLGAMGRPMALHLYRAGHDLAVWARRPESIGDLPASVCVTPAELGYCCEVVFTVITSSPDVEAVALGKNGLIEGMAPGSILLDCSTIAPDVARRIAEKLREKGIHMLDAPVSGGEQGAIDATLAIMAGGDVAVLDSVRPLLECLGKRIVHIGPNGAGQVAKACNQMIMVAAIEAVAEAMRLASASGVDRSLVKAALAGGSAGSRVLEVMGERMVKSDYAAGIEARLHHKDFGLVLEAARRVGVPTPLAAAVGQQLNVLMAQGWGRDDTASLLRVLELE; via the coding sequence ATGAAGATCGGTTTCATCGGACTCGGCGCCATGGGGCGCCCGATGGCACTGCATTTGTACCGGGCCGGCCATGACCTGGCCGTCTGGGCGCGGCGCCCGGAGAGCATTGGTGATCTGCCGGCCAGCGTCTGTGTAACACCCGCCGAACTTGGTTACTGCTGCGAGGTTGTATTTACGGTGATCACCTCCAGTCCTGATGTCGAGGCCGTGGCGCTGGGCAAGAATGGTTTGATCGAAGGCATGGCGCCCGGATCGATCCTGCTTGACTGCTCGACCATCGCCCCGGATGTGGCACGGCGCATAGCCGAAAAACTTCGCGAGAAAGGCATCCATATGCTCGACGCGCCGGTTTCCGGTGGCGAGCAGGGCGCCATCGATGCCACGCTGGCTATCATGGCGGGCGGTGATGTAGCGGTCCTCGATAGCGTGCGGCCGCTGCTCGAGTGTCTGGGCAAGCGCATCGTCCATATCGGCCCGAACGGTGCCGGGCAGGTGGCCAAGGCTTGCAACCAGATGATCATGGTCGCCGCCATAGAGGCGGTCGCCGAAGCGATGCGATTGGCTTCGGCCAGCGGCGTTGACCGTTCCCTGGTCAAGGCGGCACTGGCTGGCGGCTCGGCCGGATCGCGCGTACTGGAAGTCATGGGCGAACGTATGGTTAAATCCGATTACGCCGCTGGCATCGAGGCGCGCCTGCATCACAAGGATTTCGGTCTGGTACTGGAGGCCGCCCGCCGGGTCGGCGTACCGACGCCGCTGGCGGCAGCCGTCGGTCAACAATTGAATGTCTTGATGGCGCAAGGCTGGGGGCGTGATGATACGGCCTCCCTGCTGCGTGTCCTGGAACTTGAATGA
- a CDS encoding EAL domain-containing protein has product MARNPVITGKLIGRMALGVGLLVTSLMASGIELSSHLSNSGESVFSVRSLETINLSWGILAFSIALLLFALLLKWARLYARIRAGGPAQLALQRQIINHAAEAMVLTDAAQRIVSVNLAFEQTTGYTAEEVLGRTPTMLSAGHNGLNAHRNIWDFVAENGDWHGEVWDRRKDGSLYPKQMRIKAIFDERGLASHFVAAFSDVSEAKAQAERLDYLARHDQLTNLPNRLALDKYLGNLLDSAVPGINRLALLIIDLDNFKTVNDSLGHHAGDRLLADLAGRLGAEMDHTKRLFRLGGDEFVVVIEQLDNIEIVHELIRCLARTIATPCEIEGHLLHSSASIGISQYPEDGRDAQALIRNADTAMYAAKASGRNAHRFFAEPMNAAANKRLHLESELWRALADNQLVLHYQPQVDLLSGKVVGVEALVRWRHPLRGLIAPAEFIPVAEECGLILPLGHWVLLTACRQVRSWLDAGIDMGEMAVNISAHQFRQAGFVQSVQAVLAETGITADRLELEITESTIMHGVDSAIQTLAQLRAMGIRLAIDDFGTGYSSLAYLRRFPLDRLKIDRSFLADVDTDADAAALLTSIVMLGRSLGLQLVAEGVESLAQAQFLRTLACERVQGFHFYQPVPAEEVVDFGDFEGCAVVPA; this is encoded by the coding sequence ATGGCAAGAAATCCGGTTATTACCGGGAAATTGATCGGCCGGATGGCGCTGGGGGTGGGGCTACTGGTCACAAGTTTGATGGCGTCGGGCATAGAGCTGAGTAGCCATCTCTCCAATTCGGGCGAATCAGTATTTTCGGTCCGCTCGCTGGAGACGATCAATCTCTCGTGGGGCATTTTGGCCTTTTCGATCGCACTCCTGCTGTTTGCACTGCTCCTGAAGTGGGCTCGCCTTTATGCCCGTATCCGCGCCGGAGGTCCGGCCCAACTCGCCTTGCAGCGGCAGATCATCAACCATGCCGCCGAGGCAATGGTGCTGACCGATGCCGCGCAGCGCATCGTTTCGGTCAACCTTGCCTTCGAGCAGACCACCGGCTACACGGCAGAAGAAGTTCTTGGTCGCACGCCGACCATGCTCAGCGCTGGACATAATGGACTTAACGCCCATCGCAACATCTGGGATTTTGTGGCCGAGAACGGCGACTGGCATGGTGAAGTCTGGGATCGACGCAAGGATGGCTCGCTCTATCCCAAGCAAATGCGCATCAAGGCCATCTTCGATGAGCGCGGCCTGGCTTCGCATTTTGTCGCGGCCTTTAGCGATGTCAGCGAAGCCAAGGCGCAAGCCGAGCGGCTGGACTATCTGGCGCGCCACGATCAGTTGACCAATCTGCCCAACCGTCTTGCGCTCGACAAGTATCTGGGCAACCTGCTCGACAGCGCCGTTCCCGGTATCAATCGCCTGGCCTTGCTGATCATCGACCTGGACAACTTCAAGACAGTGAATGACTCGCTTGGCCACCATGCCGGCGACCGCTTGTTGGCCGATCTTGCCGGCCGCTTGGGCGCGGAGATGGACCATACGAAACGTCTGTTCAGGTTGGGCGGCGACGAGTTTGTCGTGGTCATCGAACAGCTGGACAATATCGAGATCGTCCACGAATTGATTCGTTGCCTCGCCAGGACGATTGCCACCCCTTGCGAAATTGAAGGGCATCTGCTGCACAGCTCCGCCTCGATCGGTATCAGCCAGTACCCTGAAGACGGGCGGGATGCGCAGGCCCTGATTCGCAACGCCGATACCGCGATGTATGCTGCGAAGGCGAGTGGGCGGAACGCTCACCGGTTTTTTGCCGAGCCGATGAATGCTGCGGCGAACAAGCGCCTGCATCTTGAAAGCGAGCTGTGGCGTGCCTTGGCCGATAATCAACTGGTGCTTCATTACCAGCCGCAGGTGGATCTGCTCAGTGGCAAAGTCGTTGGTGTCGAGGCGCTGGTGCGCTGGCGGCACCCGCTGCGCGGTCTGATTGCGCCGGCTGAATTCATTCCGGTGGCTGAAGAGTGCGGGCTGATCCTGCCGCTGGGGCACTGGGTGCTGCTGACCGCCTGCCGGCAAGTCCGGTCGTGGCTGGATGCCGGCATCGACATGGGCGAAATGGCCGTGAATATCTCGGCCCACCAGTTCCGGCAAGCGGGATTCGTCCAGTCGGTACAGGCGGTGCTGGCAGAAACCGGCATCACTGCCGACCGGCTGGAACTGGAAATTACCGAGAGCACGATCATGCACGGGGTCGACTCTGCCATTCAAACCCTGGCGCAGCTTCGCGCCATGGGTATTCGTCTGGCCATCGATGATTTCGGCACGGGTTACTCCTCGCTCGCCTATCTGCGGCGCTTCCCGCTGGATCGCCTGAAGATCGACCGCTCATTCCTGGCCGACGTTGATACCGATGCCGATGCTGCTGCCTTGCTGACCTCCATTGTCATGCTTGGCCGTTCACTCGGCCTGCAACTGGTGGCCGAAGGGGTCGAGAGCCTGGCGCAGGCTCAATTCCTGCGCACCCTTGCCTGCGAGCGGGTTCAGGGTTTTCATTTTTACCAGCCGGTGCCGGCGGAAGAAGTGGTCGATTTCGGCGATTTTGAAGGCTGTGCTGTCGTGCCCGCCTGA